The sequence TTTGCTTTGATTGGTGAGCATATCTTCATCCATCCACATTATTGTACTTTCTGCTAGGTTCTTGCACAAACTCTTTTGCTGACTTATTTTGACAATATGTAGTAACAGCCTTTTTTTTGCTTTGTAGATGAAGTTGAAAGCTTAGTTACTGCTCGAAATGCTGCTTTGTCTGGATCCGAACCTTCTGACTCGATTAGGGTATCATAAATTCTCTGAACTGGGAACACAAAGTAATCGAATGCACTTTATAGCCATGTAACGTAAGTTGTATTATATTCAGGTTGTGAATGCTTTACTCACTCGGATGGATAAATTAAAATCCTCGCCTAACGTCATCATCCTAACAACTTCAAATATTACAACTGCAATAGGTACGCCTGCAATGAATCGGTACATTCTTTTTATTAACTATAGATGCTGCCAAAAGTTTCATTTTTCCTGCCAGGAAAGACTTTAATTTCTGGAGTTGCCCGTATGTAGCATTTAAGAATCATTTTATCGTGAGACCCAGCCAGTTTTTTCGAGATCTGGAATAGAAATTTGTGTTCTATACGCATCTTTGTTAAAGGTGGAATCTATAGACTGACTATGGTTTAGATTCCAGATATTGCGTTTGTCGATAGGGCAGATATTAAGGCCTATGTGGGGCCTCCAACCCTTCAAGCAAGGTATGAGATACTAAGGTCGTGCATCCAGGAACTGATTCGAACTAAAATTTTGACAGATCAACAGGTAATGTTTCCTTTTCCTCATTCACCTAATTGTTGATAAACGTGACTTCATAATTTCTAGATTATTCGGAGAGACACTGCGGTTCAGTCTGCCAAAGGTCCACTTACTAGCTTGTGTTGATCCATGTTTCTGTTGTTCTAGGAACCACTCATTCTTCCAAGTTTTGCAAGTGTAAGAGAGAAGCTGAATTCACCCAGCATACACGAGAGTCTGGGTCCACTTGAATTGGCTAAGCAATTGCTGGAAGCCTCAGAAATTTGTGAGGTTAGAGATCAACAAATAATTCTTAAAATCCATATGATgagtaactaatccaaatttgatTACCTTATAATACTTAAATGATTTTGGATTCTTTGTTATTTCAGGGATTAAGTGGAAGAGCATTAAGAAAACTTCCTTTCTTAACTCATGCCTCTCTTACAAACCCTAACAATTGTGAACCTAGCAAGTTCTTGCAAACATTAATTGAGACTTCCAGGAGGGAGTTGTCTGAGCTATGTAGTTGATCTTATCAGCTAACCGAATGCGTTAGTGCACACCAACTTTGCTTTGAAAAGGACAATGCCACAAAAACCAGTGAATATATCGTTTCCGATGACCTTCTCTTGAcatataggtaattcctacatgtgaaatactgaaatatgtgctttgattttttattcggttatattcatggattcatcatttcttgacatgtaattgagtttttagtttatgaatcaAATGGAGTTGTCTGAGCTATGTAGTTGATCTTATCAGCTAACCGAATGCGTTAGTGCACACCAACTTTGCtgtgttttaatattgttatattctgCTGACATTTACAGGTTCATATGTCAAATGGATACGTACTCTATATGTAACCAGTGCTGCAGATatatactcagatttgtaagtggtgtagcagatatgtattcAAAATTTTGTAAGAAGTGTCGcacatatgtactcaaatttgtaatcaATGTAGCAGATatatactcaaatttgtaaacagtgtaatagatatgtactcagatttgtaaacagtgtagcagatatgtactcaaatttgtggtcatttccatgttttaattaaatttggacctccagataaaataGAATCCCGATCTGGTATAAACAGTGTTCTTCTGACCGTTTCAGCGGTTTTAGTACGGGAAACAAAACCGTAAGAATGTGTTGCATTCTTCACACGTGTTTAGCTCTAGGGTAATGTGGTCATTTTTCTTGTTTCAAATAATTATGTACCTAGTGATAAGTctaaaatccggttggaccctagtATAACTAACTTATTGGGCCTAGGACCAACCAACAAATTTTCCTTTCCTCGGAGCCAGCTGGGCTCTAAGTTGGCCCAGTCCCCGTGCTACTGGTGTATCTAGATATTAATGAGCACACTAATTAAGACACTTATCCGCTTCCTTTGGGTGAAAATAAAACCGGCgcctcaaataattttattaggtTAGCTGCCAGAGCGAATCATCTTAAGTCTTCAAAGAATTACTGACAATAAGCCCGATATCAGAAACACAATAGACTTTTAAAGGATAATAACCAAGAAAAAAACTATATCATATTATGTAACGACAAGAACACCCAAAACCCGGAccattacggcacgggtcatatcctagtctATCTTACAAAAATAAATGTGTTCTTCCTAATCTGACGGTTTCCATTCCTTAgaaaatgcagaatataaatTGCGGCTGAGAAATAGCCATATTTTTAAGCCCAAATCCGACGTCTTAGATATCATCTTGCACTTAATCTCCTCTTCCGTCACAATGCCCAATAGCACCATAGGCATAAATTAGGGATTTTTCTCCTCTCATTGTTCTCTCGATTGTTTGCCCGCTGGGAAGCACCGACACACGACACGGACACGGACACGAGGACCGGCAATTTCTCAAAATACTAGGACACGGACACgtatatataaaaatatttccATTAAATTATATATGTTTGTCCCCATTCCTAACATAAAAGATTAAGCATTTACCTGTCTAAATGTTCCAGCCTTCCATGAGAACATAGAtatccattatcaacaaaaggttatATAGACATttactagtatatatatatatacatatcaacAAAAAATTAGAAGGCTTCGCAAAAGGGAGTAAAGTCCTTTCCGCGACATttactagtctatatatatatacatatcaacAAAAAATTAGAAGGCTTCACAAAGGGGAGTAAAGTCCTTCCCGCAACAGCGCAACTTCATGAACCAAATACTAGCCCAAAAAACAAGGATCCTCCAAGTATGATGTGAATGCCGCTACATCCAGCTGTAGAAATTTAAAACAAAGAATTGGCATAAATGAAACTTGCCAGAGTTTGTAAGAGTGCAGGGCTACTTGTAGAAGGTCAGTTTAAACACAAATTTTAGGGGGAATTCACATCATAAAACAAAGAATTGGCATGATGGTAACTAAAATTTTAGAATAAAATAGATCAAGGAGATGGACAGTTACCTGGTCACCAAAAAATAACGTCAACAGTCAAACCAGGGGGTATAGCTCCTCCACATTAGCTTCATTATCATCCAATATCATGCGTTCCATCTCTGGCTCATTAAGAGAAAGATCAGCAACTTCAAGTACACCAACAGTACCCTCCACAGTATCAAAAGAATCACCTCCAATGTCCCACATTCTTGTATCCCCTAGCAAGTATTCTGGGCTTCGTCTTGATAAGAGACGGAGATTAGTATGAACAAATACCAAATCTTCACCTCTTTGTGGAGTAATTTTATttctcttcacaaattcaaaacaaATACAGCAACAAAACCCAAGTTCACCAAATACAGCAACAACCC is a genomic window of Papaver somniferum cultivar HN1 unplaced genomic scaffold, ASM357369v1 unplaced-scaffold_137, whole genome shotgun sequence containing:
- the LOC113334632 gene encoding pachytene checkpoint protein 2 homolog, which encodes FDSVLFCQLVEVNAHSLFSKWFSESGKLVAKLFQKIQEMVEEDNILVFALIDEVESLVTARNAALSGSEPSDSIRVVNALLTRMDKLKSSPNVIILTTSNITTAIDIAFVDRADIKAYVGPPTLQARYEILRSCIQELIRTKILTDQQEPLILPSFASVREKLNSPSIHESLGPLELAKQLLEASEICEGLSGRALRKLPFLTHASLTNPNNCEPSKFLQTLIETSRRELSELCS